In Bufo gargarizans isolate SCDJY-AF-19 chromosome 6, ASM1485885v1, whole genome shotgun sequence, a single genomic region encodes these proteins:
- the LOC122941285 gene encoding glutathione S-transferase P 1-like → MSGYVITYFPLRGRAEPIRLLLGDQGASWTEDEVPLADWFSGKIDLKKQAVFGQLPQFKDGDFVLYQSNSILRYLGRKYGISGSSNEESALIDMVNDGVEDLRLKFGLMFFYEFETGKEKYENELPNQLAAFERILSRNSNGTKYLVGDKISYADYNFLDLMQSHLEVFPACFSSYPLINAYIDSITSRPKLSEYLKSDARNNRPSK, encoded by the exons GTAGAGCCGAGCCCATACGTCTGCTCCTTGGTGATCAAGGAGCTTCCTGGACAGAGGATGAGGTGCCATTGGCAGACTggttttcaggaaaaattgaccTTAAGAAACAGGCG GTTTTTGGTCAGCTGCCACAGTTTAAAGATGGAGATTTTGTTCTGTATCAGAGCAATAGCATTCTGAGATATCTTGGACGTAAATATG GTATTTCTGGGAGCAGTAACGAAGAGAGTGCACTCATTGACATGGTGAATGATGGTGTGGAGGACCTAAGACTGAAGTTCGGCCTTATGTTCTTCTATGAGTTT GAGACGGGTAAAGAGAAGTATGAAAATGAGCTTCCCAACCAATTGGCAGCATTCGAGAGGATTCTTTCCCGGAATTCTAATGGAACCAAATATCTGGTTGGAGATAAG ATCTCCTATGCGGATTACAACTTCCTGGACCTCATGCAGTCACACCTTGAAGTATTCCCAGCATGCTTTTCATCATATCCCCTCATTAATGCATATATTGATAGCATCACTTCCCGTCCTAAACTAAGCGAATACCTGAAATCTGACGCTCGAAACAACCGACCTAGTAAATAA